The Cyanobacteriota bacterium genome includes a window with the following:
- a CDS encoding NIF family HAD-type phosphatase, with protein MKKKSLIYLVLFCLVLPQAILATTVSFDLDETLIQSNHLTKDAIKRARGLGYEIETTPGGQDYIIRPGAWELLDYAKSLDFDLILFTHNYYNYAQDILDSSGLHVYFDKIKSHEDVVLPYNRDYQTYPNHRNITYTQKSIFEVYTKGVYEGLIYNTIVNMLGNHNVQSFLPCTSCAKYPPLYGSRVHIDNSSTHVDSPVDFVGIKVKNFDADELEPLTRDGEYLWVAKIKEDLDYLKRNGWSRLYFYKYNKQPDTRPVVVIE; from the coding sequence ATGAAAAAAAAGTCATTGATTTATTTAGTTCTATTTTGTTTAGTATTGCCTCAAGCAATTCTGGCAACTACAGTTTCTTTTGATTTGGATGAGACATTAATCCAATCCAATCACCTTACCAAGGACGCCATCAAGCGTGCTCGAGGACTAGGTTATGAGATAGAAACTACTCCTGGTGGACAAGATTATATTATTAGACCAGGGGCATGGGAGTTATTAGATTATGCAAAATCACTTGATTTTGATTTGATTTTGTTTACGCATAATTACTATAATTATGCTCAAGATATTTTGGATAGCTCTGGTTTACATGTATACTTTGACAAAATTAAGTCTCATGAAGATGTCGTACTTCCTTATAACCGTGACTACCAGACTTATCCTAACCATCGCAATATTACTTATACACAAAAATCTATTTTTGAAGTCTATACGAAGGGAGTCTATGAGGGATTGATTTATAATACTATTGTAAATATGCTAGGGAATCATAATGTACAAAGTTTTCTCCCTTGCACTAGTTGTGCTAAATACCCGCCTCTCTATGGTTCAAGGGTACATATCGATAACTCATCTACTCATGTTGATTCTCCTGTTGATTTTGTGGGGATTAAAGTAAAGAATTTTGATGCTGATGAGTTAGAGCCTCTAACAAGAGATGGTGAATATCTTTGGGTTGCCAAAATCAAAGAAGACCTTGACTACCTTAAACGCAATGGTTGGTCAAGATTGTATTTTTATAAATACAACAAACAACCGGATACTAGACCTGTTGTTGTTATTGAATGA
- a CDS encoding flagellar basal body L-ring protein FlgH — MRKPLIKFFVLVLTLTAIQPVNSVSLLDGGGLRNNSLTGTPRSFFEPFTARNIGDVVTVKIVENISAIKEAAVLLDTDTRADSGLQLQIAMTTTSTLTPDTNDVANMITNFALPVDYGRRNSREISVDNREEFTAMISCLVVEIDPESGNMIIEGSRQILMEGQTKSLYVRGVVFPKDLDSNNEIPSYKLANAQIQIIGSGSLTNDRDSGFIQKIFRKLF, encoded by the coding sequence CAGCCAGTTAATTCAGTCTCACTGTTAGATGGCGGCGGCTTGAGAAATAATAGTCTCACTGGAACTCCAAGAAGCTTTTTTGAACCATTTACTGCTCGTAATATCGGAGATGTCGTTACTGTCAAAATAGTTGAAAATATTAGTGCAATCAAAGAAGCAGCAGTACTTTTGGATACTGACACCAGAGCCGATTCAGGTTTACAACTACAGATTGCCATGACAACTACAAGCACGCTCACACCAGATACCAATGATGTAGCCAATATGATAACCAATTTTGCTCTGCCAGTAGATTACGGAAGAAGAAACTCAAGAGAAATCTCAGTAGACAATCGTGAAGAGTTTACAGCCATGATTAGTTGCCTGGTAGTAGAAATAGATCCCGAGAGTGGCAATATGATTATTGAAGGTTCTAGACAAATCCTAATGGAAGGTCAGACCAAGAGTCTTTATGTCAGAGGTGTAGTCTTCCCTAAAGATCTTGATTCTAATAATGAGATACCAAGTTATAAATTAGCTAATGCACAAATCCAAATTATTGGCAGCGGTAGCTTAACGAATGACCGTGATAGCGGTTTCATTCAAAAGATATTCAGGAAATTGTTTTAA
- the leuS gene encoding leucine--tRNA ligase: MVVLNETFMNLEHYQAKTIESKWQEIWDKSDIYRYDSETNSNKRFYSLVMFPYPSGNLHMGHMRVYTISDVISRHKRMLGYEVLNPMGFDAFGLPAENAAIEHNTHPAVWTETNIAYMRDQQLKRMGTSYDWSREVVSCRADYYKWTQFLFLKLYEKGLAYQKEAPVNWCPDCNTVLANEQVEDGMCWRHGQTPVNKRMMKQWFLRITDYAEELLQDLDKLEHWPESVKTMQRNWIGKSVGAEIDFELEKGGSIIVYTTRPDTIYGVTYMVLAPEHKLVKEITTADRLEAIECYIKDASSKTEIERTAEGQKKTGCFTGAYCINSYTGEKIPVWIADYALVDYGTGAVMAVPAHDERDWEFATEFDLQIKQVISTDDFEDGKVYTGPGTMVNSQGFDGLDNEVAKLQIIEHGLKSGFARSTIKYRLRDWLISRQRYWGCPIPLAQTEDGELVQIPYESLPVELPTDIDFSAAKAKGGSVLENSPNWFNITLADGRKAKRITDTLDTFICSSWYFMRYPDALNTDKPFDKSKVFPVDQYVGGVEHAILHLLYARFFTKALRDCDMLDFDEPFVRLLSQGMVVKYSEKDGKITKMSKSKGNVVGTNDFFDEFGADAARLFILFAAPVDAEVEWVEEGAQGQYRFINRVWRLFKNYANVFENRETYDFGDFAKLTQDNQDLVRALHSALKAITEDLDPNRNGFNTSVARMTEFVNAAYKYFNAHDQESLTAEDSAVLATLFRQFILLISPFTPHLAEELWHKYILHSEEPDLVNSVHRQSWPVFEPSYLEQNTFNLVLQIKGKKVDVVEVSKELSKQQLEEFALTNDKLQKRLQGLEIKKIIVIPNKLVNVVAV, translated from the coding sequence ATGGTTGTACTTAACGAGACTTTCATGAATTTAGAACATTATCAAGCAAAAACAATAGAATCTAAATGGCAAGAAATCTGGGATAAATCAGATATTTATCGTTATGATTCTGAAACCAACTCAAACAAACGTTTTTATTCGCTAGTGATGTTTCCATACCCTTCTGGAAATTTGCATATGGGACACATGAGAGTTTACACAATCTCTGATGTCATTTCGCGTCACAAACGAATGCTTGGTTATGAGGTTCTTAATCCAATGGGTTTCGATGCTTTTGGTCTACCAGCCGAAAATGCTGCCATTGAGCACAATACACATCCTGCCGTTTGGACTGAGACCAATATCGCTTATATGCGTGACCAGCAGCTTAAGCGCATGGGTACTAGTTATGATTGGTCTCGTGAAGTAGTTTCTTGCCGTGCTGATTACTATAAGTGGACTCAGTTCTTGTTTTTGAAATTATACGAGAAGGGACTTGCTTACCAAAAAGAAGCTCCTGTTAATTGGTGTCCTGATTGTAATACCGTACTTGCTAATGAACAAGTTGAAGACGGTATGTGCTGGCGCCATGGTCAAACTCCTGTCAATAAACGAATGATGAAACAATGGTTTTTGCGCATCACTGATTATGCTGAAGAATTATTACAAGATCTTGATAAATTAGAGCACTGGCCTGAGTCAGTGAAAACCATGCAGCGTAATTGGATAGGCAAGAGTGTTGGTGCAGAGATAGACTTTGAGCTTGAAAAAGGTGGCTCGATTATAGTTTATACTACTCGCCCAGATACTATTTACGGTGTGACTTATATGGTTCTTGCACCTGAACACAAACTGGTTAAAGAAATTACCACCGCTGATAGACTTGAAGCAATTGAATGCTATATAAAGGATGCTAGTTCCAAGACTGAGATCGAAAGAACAGCTGAAGGACAAAAGAAAACTGGATGTTTTACTGGCGCTTATTGTATTAATTCTTATACGGGCGAGAAGATACCTGTTTGGATTGCTGATTATGCTCTAGTTGATTATGGAACTGGCGCTGTGATGGCTGTGCCTGCACATGATGAGCGTGATTGGGAATTTGCCACTGAGTTTGATTTGCAAATTAAACAAGTGATTTCTACTGATGATTTTGAAGATGGCAAGGTTTATACCGGACCAGGCACTATGGTTAATAGTCAAGGTTTTGATGGACTTGATAATGAAGTTGCTAAGTTGCAAATTATTGAACATGGCTTAAAGTCTGGCTTTGCTAGATCTACTATTAAATATCGTTTGCGTGATTGGTTAATTAGCCGTCAGCGTTATTGGGGTTGCCCAATCCCTCTTGCTCAAACAGAAGATGGTGAATTGGTTCAAATTCCTTATGAGTCGCTACCTGTAGAATTGCCAACAGATATTGATTTTAGTGCAGCTAAAGCCAAAGGCGGTTCGGTTCTTGAAAATAGTCCAAATTGGTTTAATATCACTTTGGCTGATGGTCGCAAAGCAAAACGCATTACTGATACCTTAGATACTTTTATTTGTTCATCTTGGTATTTTATGAGATATCCAGACGCTTTAAACACTGACAAACCATTTGATAAATCCAAAGTCTTTCCTGTTGATCAATATGTTGGTGGTGTTGAACATGCAATCCTACATTTGCTCTATGCACGTTTCTTCACAAAGGCTCTGCGTGACTGTGATATGCTCGATTTCGATGAACCTTTTGTCCGTCTATTGTCTCAAGGAATGGTGGTTAAATATTCAGAAAAAGATGGCAAGATCACCAAGATGTCCAAGTCCAAAGGCAATGTAGTTGGAACTAACGACTTCTTTGATGAGTTTGGAGCTGATGCTGCGCGTTTATTTATTTTATTTGCAGCTCCTGTTGATGCAGAGGTTGAATGGGTTGAAGAAGGTGCTCAAGGACAATATCGATTTATTAATCGAGTTTGGCGTTTGTTTAAGAACTATGCAAATGTTTTTGAGAATCGAGAGACTTATGACTTTGGTGACTTTGCAAAGCTCACTCAAGACAACCAGGATTTGGTAAGAGCCTTGCACAGTGCACTCAAGGCAATCACCGAAGATCTTGATCCGAACCGCAATGGGTTTAATACATCTGTTGCAAGAATGACTGAGTTTGTTAATGCTGCTTATAAATATTTTAACGCGCATGATCAAGAGAGTTTGACAGCTGAAGATAGTGCTGTTCTAGCTACTTTATTTAGACAATTTATCCTATTGATTTCTCCATTCACGCCGCATTTAGCTGAAGAGCTTTGGCATAAATATATACTTCACAGTGAAGAACCAGATCTTGTTAATTCGGTACATAGACAATCTTGGCCGGTTTTTGAGCCGAGTTATTTAGAGCAAAATACTTTTAATTTAGTCTTGCAAATAAAGGGCAAGAAAGTGGATGTAGTTGAAGTTTCTAAGGAATTATCCAAGCAGCAACTTGAAGAGTTTGCATTGACTAATGACAAACTACAAAAACGTCTTCAGGGTTTGGAAATCAAGAAGATCATTGTTATTCCAAACAAGCTTGTTAATGTGGTAGCTGTATGA
- a CDS encoding NifU family protein encodes MNSLEISVRAEYTPNPNSLKFISSETLYPYSKSLSYLTLEEANTASNKLAIRLFAIDGISKVFIMNNFVTVDKEEHINWKDVHLEIKDVIKTSIDDMKLWAEANKPEEVDLAVSSVNGDARSRIETVLDKIRPALVADGGNIEFVDLIDKDVRLRMVGACGTCPSALMTMKMGVERALLAEVPDLVETVTQVF; translated from the coding sequence ATGAATTCACTTGAAATCTCTGTTCGTGCAGAATATACACCTAATCCAAATTCACTCAAGTTTATCTCCAGTGAAACTCTTTATCCTTATTCAAAGTCATTAAGTTACTTGACATTAGAGGAGGCAAACACTGCTTCTAACAAGCTTGCGATTAGACTTTTTGCTATTGATGGTATATCAAAGGTCTTTATAATGAACAACTTTGTAACTGTTGATAAAGAAGAGCATATTAACTGGAAGGATGTTCACCTAGAGATTAAAGATGTAATTAAAACATCAATTGACGATATGAAATTATGGGCAGAGGCAAATAAGCCAGAAGAAGTTGATTTAGCTGTGTCATCAGTTAACGGTGATGCTAGATCTAGAATCGAAACTGTATTAGACAAAATTAGGCCAGCATTGGTTGCTGATGGTGGCAATATTGAGTTTGTCGATCTTATAGATAAAGATGTAAGACTTAGAATGGTTGGTGCTTGCGGTACTTGCCCTAGTGCTTTGATGACAATGAAGATGGGTGTTGAAAGAGCACTACTTGCAGAAGTACCGGATTTGGTAGAGACTGTTACTCAGGTATTTTAA